A part of Lacibacter sp. H407 genomic DNA contains:
- a CDS encoding GIY-YIG nuclease family protein, which produces MKPIGTHNYFVYITTNQNKTVLYIGVTNDLSARLIQHQQNAAPYTHNSFAGKYNAYYLLYYERFGQIEHAIEREKELKGWRRSKKEELINSFNPEWRFLNDEIE; this is translated from the coding sequence ATGAAACCTATCGGAACGCACAACTACTTCGTGTACATTACCACTAATCAAAACAAAACGGTTCTTTACATTGGAGTAACCAATGATCTTTCTGCAAGACTCATCCAACATCAACAGAACGCAGCGCCTTACACACATAATAGCTTCGCCGGAAAATACAATGCTTATTATTTGCTTTACTATGAACGCTTCGGTCAAATAGAACATGCTATCGAACGGGAGAAAGAGTTGAAAGGATGGCGGAGAAGCAAGAAAGAAGAACTGATCAATTCATTTAATCCTGAATGGAGATTTCTGAATGATGAAATTGAATAA
- a CDS encoding DMT family protein yields the protein MLRAILLLLFSNIFMTIAWYGHLRHQNVPLWKVVLISWGIAFFEYCLMVPANRIGYQSGVNAFELKMIQEVITLVVFGVFAVVYLKEPFHWKYIVSFLFLLGAVYFMFKK from the coding sequence ATGCTTCGTGCAATTCTGTTATTGCTCTTCTCGAATATATTCATGACCATTGCGTGGTACGGACATCTACGTCATCAAAACGTACCGTTATGGAAAGTAGTGCTTATCAGTTGGGGCATTGCTTTTTTTGAATATTGTTTGATGGTGCCTGCCAACCGCATCGGTTACCAAAGCGGTGTAAATGCATTCGAATTAAAAATGATCCAGGAAGTAATTACGCTGGTTGTGTTCGGCGTGTTTGCGGTGGTTTATCTCAAAGAACCGTTTCACTGGAAATATATTGTAAGTTTTCTTTTTCTTTTAGGTGCCGTTTATTTCATGTTTAAGAAATAA
- a CDS encoding peroxiredoxin-like family protein, which translates to MKLVFTILALVTSFITHAQQPTGLPVGAAAPDFTLNDQSGKPFQLKQTNREKTVVLIFYRGQWCPYCSKQIKGLQDSMQLIADKGATVVAITPEIPANVQKTIEKTKAAFPILTDQGLSVMNQYKVAFAVDEKTIERYKRFNIDFNEANGVNGTNLPVPAVYIIKNGKIVWRYFDADYRKRPSVNEIAAQL; encoded by the coding sequence ATGAAATTAGTCTTCACGATACTTGCTCTTGTTACTTCATTCATCACACATGCACAACAGCCAACAGGACTACCGGTAGGTGCAGCAGCTCCCGATTTTACATTGAATGATCAATCGGGTAAACCATTTCAACTCAAACAAACGAACAGGGAGAAAACAGTTGTGTTGATTTTTTATCGTGGACAGTGGTGCCCCTATTGCAGCAAGCAGATCAAAGGTCTGCAGGATTCCATGCAACTCATTGCTGATAAAGGAGCCACCGTTGTTGCCATTACGCCTGAGATACCGGCCAATGTGCAAAAGACCATCGAGAAAACAAAAGCTGCGTTTCCGATATTGACCGATCAGGGATTAAGTGTAATGAATCAATACAAAGTTGCTTTTGCAGTCGATGAAAAAACGATCGAACGATACAAGCGTTTCAATATTGATTTTAATGAAGCCAATGGAGTAAACGGAACAAATCTTCCTGTACCTGCCGTATATATCATCAAGAACGGAAAAATTGTATGGCGTTATTTTGATGCTGATTATCGCAAACGGCCATCGGTAAACGAAATTGCAGCGCAGTTATAA